In a single window of the Deinococcus aetherius genome:
- the kamA gene encoding lysine 2,3-aminomutase codes for MTRATTLHPQATVRSQQMLPRNHRAPKWASVPDEQWYDWKWQLKNRINSVEELEEVIRLTESERLGASAKGIFRLDITPYFASLMDPEDPTCPVRRQVIPTHHELEPFTAMMEDSLAEDKHSPVPGLVHRYPDRVLMLVTTQCASYCRYCTRSRIVGDPSETFNPAEYEAQLDYLRKTPQVRDVLLSGGDPLTLAPKVLGRLLSELRKIEHIEIIRIGTRVPVFMPMRVTQELCDVLAENHPLWMNIHVNHPKEITPEVAEACDRLTRAGVPLGNQSVLLRGVNDHPVIMQKLLRELVKIRVRPYYIYQCDLVHGAGHLRTTVSKGLEIMESLRGHTSGYSIPTYVVDAPGGGGKIPVAPNYVLSHSPEKLILRNFEGYIAAYSEPTDYSGPDMAVPEDWQRKEPGQSGIYGLLEGERISIEPKEFSESRNRPGAVQHRLNSREDKWAAYGVGSATVTDTAPDGMVQVPEPVSGD; via the coding sequence ATGACCCGTGCAACGACACTGCACCCGCAGGCGACCGTCCGGTCTCAGCAGATGCTGCCCCGCAACCACCGCGCCCCGAAGTGGGCCAGCGTGCCCGACGAGCAGTGGTACGACTGGAAGTGGCAGCTCAAGAACCGCATCAACTCGGTCGAGGAGTTGGAGGAAGTCATCCGCCTCACCGAGAGCGAGCGACTGGGGGCCTCGGCCAAGGGCATCTTCCGCCTCGACATCACCCCGTATTTCGCCTCGTTGATGGACCCGGAGGACCCCACCTGCCCCGTGCGGCGCCAGGTGATCCCCACCCACCACGAGCTGGAGCCCTTCACCGCGATGATGGAGGACTCGCTCGCCGAGGACAAGCACAGCCCGGTGCCCGGCCTCGTCCACCGCTACCCCGACCGGGTGCTGATGCTGGTGACGACCCAGTGCGCGTCGTACTGCCGTTACTGCACCCGCTCGCGCATCGTGGGCGACCCTTCCGAGACCTTCAACCCCGCCGAGTACGAGGCGCAACTCGACTACCTGCGAAAGACTCCCCAGGTGCGCGACGTGCTGCTTTCTGGCGGCGACCCGCTGACCCTCGCCCCGAAGGTGCTGGGCCGCCTGCTTTCCGAACTGCGCAAGATCGAGCACATCGAGATCATCCGCATCGGCACGCGCGTCCCGGTCTTCATGCCCATGCGCGTGACCCAGGAACTGTGCGACGTGCTGGCCGAGAACCATCCGCTGTGGATGAATATCCACGTCAACCACCCCAAGGAGATCACGCCGGAGGTGGCGGAGGCCTGCGACCGCCTCACCCGCGCGGGCGTACCGTTGGGCAACCAGAGCGTCCTGCTGCGCGGGGTGAACGACCATCCCGTGATCATGCAAAAGCTCCTGCGCGAACTCGTCAAGATTCGTGTGCGGCCCTACTACATCTACCAGTGCGACCTCGTGCACGGGGCGGGGCACCTGCGGACCACGGTGAGCAAGGGCCTGGAGATCATGGAGAGCCTGCGCGGGCACACGAGCGGCTACTCCATTCCGACCTATGTGGTGGACGCGCCCGGCGGCGGCGGCAAGATTCCGGTCGCGCCCAACTACGTGCTCTCGCACTCGCCCGAAAAGCTGATCCTCCGCAACTTCGAGGGCTACATCGCCGCTTACTCCGAGCCGACCGACTACAGCGGCCCTGACATGGCTGTCCCAGAGGACTGGCAGCGCAAGGAGCCCGGCCAGAGCGGCATCTACGGCCTCCTCGAAGGCGAGCGCATCTCCATCGAGCCGAAGGAGTTCAGCGAGAGCCGCAACCGCCCCGGTGCCGTTCAACACCGCCTCAACAGCCGCGAGGACAAGTGGGCGGCGTATGGGGTGGGGAGTGCGACCGTCACCGACACCGCGCCGGACGGGATGGTGCAGGTGCCGGAGCCGGTAAGCGGGGATTGA
- a CDS encoding HEAT repeat domain-containing protein has translation MPQLPSSPSLDYLRGQAKRLLKAFLGGDVQARERFAAHLNRRAPATTDERRVRLADAQFVLAREFGFPSWARLAAYVEAAQAPSAPASPADRRSMRRRFLDELAASLLAWSHAHDTQSLGARFALMPLRDILAVREQLNATGELPLVVDGLIQGLSHRQPRVRFDCAGALDHMADGRCAVPLRRLLNDPVPRVRRAALHSLTCDACKLSPLGSEGDLVPVMLDVALNDPSIRVRRSAVPLLESHADARVEETLQTLALSDDLILSRTAQQVLRRQGVRVEEEG, from the coding sequence ATGCCTCAACTGCCATCCTCGCCCAGCCTCGATTACCTCAGGGGGCAGGCCAAGCGCCTGCTGAAAGCTTTTCTCGGCGGAGATGTTCAGGCACGGGAACGCTTCGCCGCCCACCTGAACCGCCGTGCCCCAGCCACGACCGACGAGCGGCGCGTTCGGTTGGCGGATGCCCAATTCGTCCTCGCCCGCGAGTTCGGCTTTCCGAGTTGGGCGAGGCTGGCGGCGTATGTGGAGGCGGCGCAGGCGCCCTCCGCCCCGGCCTCACCCGCTGATCGGCGCTCGATGCGGCGGCGGTTTCTGGACGAGTTGGCTGCCTCGCTGCTCGCCTGGTCGCATGCCCATGACACTCAATCCCTGGGCGCCCGCTTCGCGCTTATGCCCCTGCGGGACATCCTGGCCGTTCGGGAACAGTTGAACGCCACGGGCGAACTTCCTCTCGTTGTTGACGGCCTCATCCAGGGCCTGAGCCACCGCCAGCCCCGGGTCCGCTTCGACTGCGCGGGTGCCCTGGACCACATGGCGGACGGCCGTTGCGCCGTGCCCCTGCGGCGGCTCCTGAACGACCCCGTGCCCCGGGTGCGCCGCGCGGCCCTGCACTCACTGACCTGCGACGCCTGCAAACTCAGCCCGCTCGGCTCGGAGGGCGACCTCGTGCCCGTCATGCTCGATGTGGCGCTGAATGACCCCAGCATCCGCGTTCGGCGCTCCGCCGTGCCGCTGCTCGAAAGTCACGCTGACGCGCGGGTAGAGGAGACGTTGCAGACGCTGGCCCTAAGCGACGACCTCATCCTCAGCCGCACCGCTCAGCAGGTGTTGCGGCGGCAGGGTGTCCGGGTTGAGGAAGAAGGTTGA
- a CDS encoding Lrp/AsnC family transcriptional regulator, whose translation MKQHGGNLDPLDHRILEELQTDSRLSMRELGRRVGLSAPAVTERVRRLEDAGVILGYGVRVASKPLGRTITAFIGVQDSGRNDPTLVRWAKKHDGVLECHSVTGDNSCILKVAVPDVGALETMLGDLIGMGFTCDTSIVLSTPLEGKVLLPPK comes from the coding sequence ATGAAGCAGCACGGCGGCAACCTCGACCCCCTCGACCACCGCATCCTCGAAGAACTCCAGACCGACTCGCGGCTGAGCATGAGGGAACTCGGGCGGCGGGTGGGGCTCTCGGCTCCCGCCGTGACCGAGCGGGTGCGGCGGCTGGAGGATGCGGGCGTGATCCTGGGCTACGGGGTGCGGGTGGCGAGCAAACCCCTGGGGCGGACGATCACCGCCTTCATCGGGGTGCAGGACTCGGGACGCAACGACCCGACGCTCGTGCGCTGGGCAAAAAAACACGATGGGGTGCTGGAGTGCCACAGCGTCACCGGGGACAACTCCTGCATCCTGAAGGTGGCCGTGCCCGACGTGGGGGCGCTTGAAACGATGCTGGGCGACCTGATCGGGATGGGTTTCACCTGCGACACGAGCATCGTGCTGAGCACGCCGCTGGAGGGGAAGGTGCTGCTGCCTCCCAAATGA